One Candidatus Sulfurimonas baltica DNA segment encodes these proteins:
- a CDS encoding TolC family protein — MIRKIIILTSIVVYSVLSQELFTEDEIKKYMTHENPYVYTSLGKKYIYEQKLNYAMGEYDTNVLAKYEDKEYPVSYGKYYTIGLEKPLENGVDMSVSYRYADGTQEYNNIKTSQDGELILGIKVPVISLFSQIDKRRLNVGLASNDVVKTDFQYKESMRSLYYNITQNYYKLLYLRSLCEIYKRLLLKVEKRYAFLEQGVEKGNVSEMKLIELKQQVINAEQMVISADTNYNNQFMNFIKFINLSKKNFDEKYILPELPKIEATNIEFDNAMNIALQNRVDLKIFNNEIQKVNLKQKYTQLLKYPDLHVGLYGVYDMKDDSEHYDQTGFKVTLNMSFPIEQSKYSANNLENKYSLTLLDADKKRLFLELETNLKNIIFSLYALEKNIEKSQNELELIKKLENMEKKKYDLGSSTLFMLNQREIQTIETEKKLLKNTLEYLLIYQEYINETNLYSAGS, encoded by the coding sequence ATGATTCGTAAAATTATTATATTAACATCAATAGTTGTTTATTCTGTTTTATCACAGGAGTTGTTTACTGAAGATGAAATTAAGAAATACATGACACATGAGAATCCATATGTGTATACCTCTTTAGGAAAAAAATATATTTATGAGCAAAAACTAAACTATGCTATGGGTGAATATGATACTAATGTATTAGCAAAGTACGAAGACAAAGAGTATCCTGTTAGTTATGGTAAATACTACACTATAGGTCTAGAAAAACCGTTGGAAAATGGTGTAGATATGAGTGTTTCTTATAGATACGCTGATGGAACTCAAGAGTATAATAATATAAAAACATCCCAAGATGGAGAGCTTATTTTAGGTATCAAAGTGCCTGTTATTAGCCTTTTTAGTCAAATTGATAAGCGTAGATTAAATGTTGGTTTGGCGTCTAATGATGTAGTGAAAACAGATTTTCAATACAAAGAGAGCATGCGAAGTCTTTACTATAATATTACTCAAAACTATTATAAGCTTTTATATTTAAGGAGTCTTTGTGAAATATACAAGAGACTACTCTTAAAAGTTGAAAAAAGATATGCTTTTTTGGAGCAGGGTGTTGAAAAAGGCAATGTATCTGAAATGAAATTAATTGAGCTAAAGCAGCAGGTTATAAACGCAGAGCAGATGGTTATATCTGCGGATACAAATTATAATAATCAATTCATGAATTTTATAAAATTTATAAACTTATCAAAAAAGAATTTTGATGAAAAATATATACTTCCAGAGTTGCCAAAAATTGAAGCTACAAACATTGAGTTTGATAATGCTATGAATATAGCTTTGCAAAATAGAGTAGATTTAAAGATATTTAATAATGAAATACAGAAGGTAAATCTAAAGCAAAAATATACGCAACTTTTAAAATATCCGGACTTACACGTAGGCTTATATGGCGTTTATGATATGAAAGATGACTCTGAGCATTATGACCAAACAGGTTTTAAAGTTACTCTAAACATGAGCTTTCCTATTGAACAAAGCAAATACAGTGCAAATAATTTGGAAAATAAATATAGCCTAACCCTTTTGGATGCTGACAAAAAGAGGCTCTTTCTTGAGCTAGAAACAAATCTGAAAAATATAATTTTCTCTTTGTATGCTTTAGAGAAAAATATAGAAAAATCACAAAATGAACTTGAATTAATAAAAAAATTGGAAAATATGGAGAAAAAAAAGTACGATTTGGGATCAAGTACTCTTTTTATGCTTAACCAAAGAGAGATACAAACAATTGAGACTGAAAAAAAACTGTTAAAAAACACGCTGGAGTATTTGCTGATTTACCAAGAGTATATAAATGAGACAAACCTATACTCTGCGGGGAGCTAA
- a CDS encoding acetylornithine/succinylornithine family transaminase has product MMNIIELDKKYVLPTYARADVEFVSGKNARLIDANGKKYIDFTSGIGVVSVGHANERVNSAISKQLSNITHMSNLYYTAPQALAAKKIVEASGYDMMCFFGNSGAEANEGAIKIARKFGERDGEIKRYKIITLQHSFHGRTITTVKATGQESMHNYFGPFPDGFVYADNIAQVESLLDNHTCAVMIELVQGEGGVQPQNKEEVQALEKLLKSKNILLIVDEVQTGAYRTGEFLASNVYEITPDIITLAKGVGGGVPIGVVMTGLKEIFAHGDHGSTFGGNFLSTTAACEVIDILKEHKECGDLEITSLYFNQALEKFYSANKNLFTSKVGIGMMCGLRVKDADTLGRIIKSARENGVMVLKAGKNTLRFLPPLTITNEEIDEGFKSLNRAITSMQ; this is encoded by the coding sequence ATGATGAATATAATAGAATTAGATAAAAAGTATGTTTTACCTACATACGCAAGAGCAGACGTAGAGTTTGTGAGTGGAAAAAATGCAAGATTGATTGATGCTAACGGCAAAAAATATATCGATTTTACTTCAGGCATTGGAGTTGTTAGTGTTGGTCATGCTAACGAGAGAGTGAATAGTGCAATCTCAAAGCAACTCTCAAATATTACTCACATGTCAAATCTTTACTATACAGCACCTCAAGCTCTTGCAGCAAAAAAGATAGTTGAAGCTAGCGGCTACGATATGATGTGTTTTTTTGGAAACAGCGGTGCTGAGGCAAACGAGGGTGCTATTAAAATTGCAAGAAAGTTCGGTGAGAGAGACGGGGAGATAAAAAGATATAAAATAATCACTCTTCAACACTCATTTCACGGTCGAACTATTACAACAGTAAAAGCAACAGGGCAAGAGTCTATGCATAACTATTTTGGCCCATTTCCTGATGGTTTTGTTTATGCTGACAATATTGCTCAGGTAGAGAGTTTGCTTGACAACCACACTTGTGCTGTAATGATAGAACTTGTTCAAGGCGAGGGTGGAGTGCAACCACAAAATAAAGAGGAAGTTCAAGCCTTGGAAAAACTTCTTAAATCTAAAAATATTTTACTTATTGTTGATGAAGTACAGACCGGGGCATATAGAACCGGTGAGTTCTTAGCTTCAAATGTTTATGAAATAACACCAGACATTATAACTTTGGCAAAAGGTGTTGGAGGTGGAGTACCAATAGGCGTTGTGATGACAGGGTTAAAAGAGATATTCGCACATGGAGACCATGGCTCTACTTTTGGCGGAAATTTTTTAAGTACAACTGCAGCATGTGAAGTTATTGATATTTTAAAAGAGCACAAAGAGTGTGGAGATTTAGAGATAACTTCTTTATACTTTAACCAAGCACTAGAAAAATTCTACTCAGCAAATAAAAATTTATTTACTTCAAAAGTCGGTATTGGGATGATGTGTGGACTTAGAGTTAAAGATGCAGATACCTTAGGTAGAATAATAAAAAGTGCAAGAGAAAATGGTGTCATGGTTTTAAAAGCCGGAAAAAATACTTTAAGATTTTTACCGCCACTAACAATTACAAATGAGGAAATTGATGAAGGTTTTAAATCTCTTAATCGCGCTATTACTTCTATGCAATAG
- a CDS encoding TolC family protein: MKVLNLLIALLLLCNSSLLADEKKLEEYISDNKKEQFDYDYQKNEAESSKLRDSWIAPLNLNYSYSKSNPYDNKQTQQSAGISMAQPIFQSGGIYYGIKFAEASRLYSNYSIDVAKRKLAKDAVSLLMQIQQIDLKESKQKIVIKNSEINLAQKQENYLNGQLDSGFLDNAIIERNIAIQALYDIQTNKERIISKFNAISDMNYMDAYIPHLKLLSLEQFLEYNIILNMSNSEIEKNRYSKDVIVAKYLPKVSLTAGYTWQESQNQQFTPNSPSVSNETDYYNYGIKAYMPLDINSFKDIESARVDYLKSKVTIEDRKRELKAIFEQVMQNIENFEKKKQLSSENMDIYIRLLSQTNELHVAGYKTEYDVELLQNSVNIQVIDVKIFELDKQLELLTLYEMYKNEI; this comes from the coding sequence ATGAAGGTTTTAAATCTCTTAATCGCGCTATTACTTCTATGCAATAGCTCGCTTTTAGCGGACGAAAAGAAGCTAGAAGAGTATATATCTGACAATAAAAAAGAGCAGTTTGATTATGATTATCAAAAAAATGAGGCAGAGAGTTCTAAGCTTCGTGACTCTTGGATTGCTCCTTTAAATCTAAACTATAGTTACTCAAAAAGTAATCCTTATGATAATAAACAGACTCAGCAGAGTGCTGGGATTTCTATGGCTCAGCCAATTTTTCAAAGTGGTGGAATTTATTATGGGATTAAGTTTGCAGAGGCTTCTAGACTTTATTCGAACTACTCTATTGATGTTGCAAAAAGAAAATTAGCCAAAGATGCAGTATCACTTTTGATGCAAATTCAGCAGATTGATTTAAAAGAGAGTAAGCAAAAGATTGTAATTAAGAATTCTGAAATAAACCTTGCACAAAAACAAGAAAACTATCTAAATGGACAACTTGACTCCGGATTTTTAGATAATGCAATTATAGAGAGAAATATTGCTATACAGGCACTTTATGATATACAAACTAACAAAGAGAGAATTATCTCAAAGTTTAATGCTATTAGCGATATGAACTATATGGATGCATATATTCCACATTTAAAACTTTTAAGTTTAGAACAGTTTCTAGAGTACAACATAATTTTAAATATGTCAAACAGCGAGATTGAAAAAAACAGATACTCTAAAGATGTAATAGTTGCAAAATATCTTCCTAAGGTTAGTCTTACAGCTGGGTATACTTGGCAGGAGAGTCAAAACCAGCAGTTTACGCCGAACTCTCCATCTGTTTCAAATGAAACAGACTACTACAACTACGGGATTAAAGCTTATATGCCGTTGGATATTAACAGTTTTAAAGATATAGAATCTGCAAGAGTTGATTACTTGAAATCGAAAGTTACAATTGAAGATAGAAAAAGAGAGTTGAAAGCGATTTTTGAGCAAGTTATGCAAAATATAGAAAATTTTGAGAAGAAAAAACAACTTAGTTCAGAGAATATGGATATATACATTAGATTGCTTTCTCAAACAAATGAGCTTCATGTTGCCGGATATAAGACAGAATATGATGTTGAACTTTTACAAAACTCTGTTAATATTCAAGTCATTGATGTGAAAATATTTGAACTAGACAAACAGCTTGAACTTTTAACACTTTATGAGATGTATAAAAATGAAATTTAG
- a CDS encoding SAM-dependent methyltransferase, whose amino-acid sequence MKFSEYMGEWLYGEDGYYATYKNIGKSGDFYTAVSTSKFFGGTIAKHIISLVDEGFLQGNGTVCEIGAHHGYFLADVIEFIYTLRPKLLTTLKFAIIERFDDLQEFQKGYFEESFGDAISLTHYKSLSELKCESAFFIANEIFDAFPCELYYKGKTARIDGHNIEFNEDNEWVKSKAEKYNKDRGEIAVGYEEFAKEMASTCRKFEFMTFDYGEMAARPDFSLRVYTKHEVIPFFLTDNEDKKIKRDQLFANSDITYDVTFEHVKDAYEEAGVKFIEIKAQMVALVDMGILELLEILEANVEEKIYRQELEKAKMLIMPNFLGERFKMVKFRKD is encoded by the coding sequence ATGAAATTTAGCGAGTATATGGGCGAGTGGCTTTATGGAGAAGATGGTTATTATGCAACTTATAAAAACATAGGCAAAAGTGGAGATTTTTACACGGCGGTAAGTACAAGTAAATTTTTTGGCGGAACCATAGCAAAACACATAATCTCTTTGGTTGATGAGGGCTTTTTACAAGGGAATGGCACAGTTTGTGAAATAGGAGCTCATCACGGCTACTTTTTGGCTGATGTTATAGAGTTTATTTATACTCTCAGACCAAAACTATTAACTACTTTAAAGTTTGCAATCATAGAGCGTTTTGATGATTTGCAAGAGTTTCAAAAGGGTTACTTTGAAGAGTCATTCGGAGATGCTATCTCACTTACTCACTATAAATCTTTAAGTGAGCTAAAGTGTGAAAGTGCTTTTTTTATTGCAAACGAGATATTTGATGCCTTCCCTTGTGAACTTTACTATAAAGGTAAAACAGCTAGAATTGATGGGCACAATATAGAGTTTAATGAAGATAATGAGTGGGTAAAATCTAAGGCAGAAAAATATAATAAAGACAGAGGGGAGATAGCTGTCGGTTATGAAGAATTTGCAAAAGAGATGGCTTCTACATGTAGAAAATTTGAGTTTATGACATTTGACTACGGAGAGATGGCGGCACGTCCCGATTTTTCATTAAGAGTTTACACTAAGCATGAAGTTATTCCATTTTTTCTCACAGACAATGAAGATAAAAAAATAAAAAGAGATCAACTCTTTGCAAACTCTGATATAACATACGATGTTACATTTGAACATGTTAAAGATGCCTACGAAGAGGCTGGTGTAAAGTTTATAGAGATAAAAGCTCAAATGGTTGCCCTTGTAGACATGGGGATTTTAGAACTTTTGGAGATATTAGAAGCAAATGTTGAAGAGAAAATATATAGACAAGAGTTGGAAAAAGCAAAAATGCTTATAATGCCAAACTTTTTAGGTGAACGTTTTAAAATGGTAAAGTTTAGAAAAGACTAA
- a CDS encoding type IV pilus twitching motility protein PilT, translating into MSEETKTIDIKKLLKSVLHFNSSDLHLVPGSEPQIRIDKALKPLNLPILTAKQVEEMAYSLIEDKQKKEFEENNELDFSFELNDIGRFRVNYYRTIEGIACAFRMIPIEIPPLEKFNNNPIFKELVKKEKGLILVTGPTGSGKSTTLASMLHEINITANKHIITIEDPVEFVHKNIKSLFSQREVGENTKSFATALKYALRQDPDVILIGEMRDKETIGAALTAAETGHIVFGTLHTNSAPATINRIIDVFDAAEQAQIRAQLSSSLIAVVSQSLMPRTGGGVIATQEVLITNPAIQNLIREDKVHQLYSQMQLNQNETNMTTQTDQLVAFLQKRLISKETAIASSNRPEELIKIIENL; encoded by the coding sequence ATGAGTGAAGAGACAAAAACCATAGACATAAAAAAGTTGCTTAAAAGTGTTCTACACTTTAATTCTTCGGATTTACATCTCGTACCTGGAAGTGAGCCTCAGATTAGAATAGATAAGGCATTAAAACCTTTGAATCTTCCAATTTTAACTGCAAAACAAGTAGAAGAAATGGCATACTCTCTTATTGAAGATAAACAAAAGAAAGAGTTTGAAGAGAATAATGAACTTGACTTCTCATTTGAACTTAACGACATTGGTCGTTTTCGTGTTAATTATTACCGTACAATTGAGGGCATTGCCTGTGCTTTTCGTATGATTCCAATCGAGATACCACCTCTTGAAAAATTTAATAATAACCCAATATTTAAAGAGTTAGTAAAAAAAGAGAAAGGTCTTATTTTAGTTACAGGACCAACTGGTAGCGGTAAATCAACTACTCTCGCTTCAATGCTACATGAAATAAACATAACAGCAAACAAACATATTATTACAATTGAAGACCCAGTTGAGTTTGTTCATAAAAATATAAAATCACTATTTTCTCAAAGAGAGGTGGGCGAAAACACAAAATCATTTGCTACTGCTCTGAAATATGCATTAAGACAAGATCCTGATGTAATATTAATTGGGGAGATGAGAGATAAAGAGACTATTGGAGCAGCTTTAACAGCGGCTGAAACTGGTCACATTGTATTTGGAACACTTCATACAAATTCAGCACCTGCAACTATTAACCGTATTATTGATGTATTTGACGCAGCAGAACAGGCCCAGATAAGAGCACAACTCTCATCTTCGCTAATTGCTGTTGTTTCACAGTCTCTTATGCCAAGAACTGGAGGTGGTGTAATAGCCACACAGGAAGTTCTTATTACAAATCCTGCTATACAAAATCTAATACGAGAAGACAAAGTTCACCAATTATACTCTCAAATGCAACTAAATCAAAATGAGACGAATATGACTACTCAGACTGATCAACTTGTAGCTTTTTTACAAAAACGACTTATATCAAAAGAGACTGCTATTGCGAGTTCTAATAGACCTGAAGAGCTTATTAAGATAATAGAGAATTTATAA
- a CDS encoding arsenate reductase family protein, protein MIKIYGIKNCDSVKKALSFFKEHNIKYELQDFKTDEVGCEKVSYWLLHVDMKTLFNSRSTTYRTLNLKALNPDDNAKKELLCKENLLIKRPVIEFDNKVLVSYNETEYIKELL, encoded by the coding sequence ATGATAAAAATTTATGGGATTAAAAACTGTGACAGTGTAAAAAAAGCACTCTCATTTTTTAAAGAACATAATATAAAATATGAGTTGCAAGATTTTAAAACAGACGAAGTTGGATGTGAAAAAGTATCTTATTGGCTTTTACATGTAGATATGAAAACACTGTTTAATTCAAGAAGCACAACATACAGAACGCTTAATCTAAAGGCTTTAAATCCAGATGATAACGCAAAAAAAGAGTTGCTCTGTAAAGAGAACCTTCTAATTAAAAGACCTGTAATAGAATTTGATAATAAAGTTCTAGTTAGCTATAATGAAACTGAGTATATAAAGGAATTGTTATGA
- the gatC gene encoding Asp-tRNA(Asn)/Glu-tRNA(Gln) amidotransferase subunit GatC, producing the protein MQVDDALLTKLEKLSFLKVSDDKREEIITQLSEIVSFVDNLSELNTDGVDAKFAMNDEATILREDSPYCNSKINDDILKNAPLSGDHFFIVPKIIE; encoded by the coding sequence ATGCAAGTAGATGACGCACTATTGACTAAATTGGAAAAATTATCTTTTTTAAAAGTTTCAGACGATAAAAGAGAGGAAATCATCACTCAGCTTTCTGAAATAGTAAGTTTTGTTGATAATCTAAGCGAATTAAACACGGATGGTGTTGATGCTAAATTTGCCATGAATGACGAGGCAACAATACTTAGAGAAGATTCTCCATATTGCAACAGTAAAATAAATGATGATATACTTAAAAATGCACCATTGAGTGGTGATCATTTCTTTATAGTTCCTAAAATAATAGAGTAA
- a CDS encoding PQQ-like beta-propeller repeat protein, with product MKLLSLILITTTAIFFNACSSKEVYEPKNVVDSWAKAGSSDVTIENIASDSALVQERKVLVEGKVLNIKISDNYKLLGYSDGWVISSNIDGNLTMQSVENSAKVESFDLKKTIATASVKDDVLAVLFIDNEIALYSISTKSILLKEQGDTAVVVNSKIVKPYFKDDLILFSTLDGKVVIINSTLKKKLRTIIVSSENYFNNIIYFNLVDNKIIAATGHKILSFSNKEIRAKYDIRSVVDDGKTIFLNTKQGEVVALTPELKENAKVKFPFAHFLGMIVTSDKLYVLEKEGYLIEMSKDLLEYKVYDVDVDDGYIFIDDKIFYVVDEYISVE from the coding sequence TTGAAACTTTTATCACTTATTTTAATAACAACAACAGCTATCTTCTTTAACGCTTGTAGCTCTAAAGAAGTATATGAACCTAAAAATGTTGTAGATAGTTGGGCCAAGGCTGGAAGCAGTGATGTAACTATAGAAAATATCGCATCTGATTCGGCTCTTGTTCAAGAGAGAAAAGTATTAGTTGAGGGTAAAGTATTAAATATAAAAATATCTGACAATTATAAATTGCTTGGCTACAGTGACGGCTGGGTTATAAGTTCAAATATTGACGGTAATTTAACGATGCAGTCTGTTGAGAACAGTGCAAAAGTTGAGAGCTTTGACCTTAAAAAAACTATTGCTACTGCAAGTGTTAAAGATGATGTGTTGGCAGTTTTATTTATAGATAATGAGATTGCTCTTTACTCAATATCTACAAAATCTATACTTTTAAAAGAGCAGGGTGATACAGCTGTAGTTGTAAATTCTAAAATTGTTAAGCCATATTTTAAAGATGATTTAATTCTATTTTCAACTCTTGATGGAAAAGTTGTAATTATAAACTCAACACTCAAAAAGAAACTAAGAACTATCATAGTGAGTAGTGAAAACTATTTTAATAATATCATCTATTTTAATTTAGTTGACAATAAAATCATAGCTGCTACCGGACATAAAATACTCTCTTTTTCAAACAAAGAGATTAGAGCAAAATATGATATCAGAAGTGTTGTAGATGATGGAAAAACTATTTTTTTAAATACAAAGCAGGGTGAAGTAGTTGCTTTAACTCCTGAACTTAAAGAAAATGCAAAAGTGAAGTTTCCTTTCGCCCATTTTCTTGGGATGATTGTTACCTCTGATAAGTTGTATGTTCTAGAAAAAGAGGGGTATCTTATCGAGATGAGTAAAGATCTATTGGAGTATAAAGTCTATGATGTAGATGTGGATGACGGATATATATTTATTGATGATAAGATATTTTATGTTGTTGATGAGTATATTTCTGTAGAGTAG